A region from the Thermanaeromonas sp. C210 genome encodes:
- the uraA gene encoding uracil permease has product MARRIIQIEEKLPIVETIPLSLQHLLAMFGATVLVPFLFKLDPAIALLMNGIGTLIYSFVTKGKIPAYLGSSFAFIAPTFLIMSKYGYNAAQSGYIFFGLFFVIVSFIVRWAGTKWIDMVLPPPVMGAVVAVIGLELAPVAAQMAGLVGDKVDPKAITVSLFTLGVGVFGSLIFRGFLQVIPVLIAVIAGYILAFAWGMVDVSIIANAPWFKIPTFHAPVFNLNAIAIVFPAALVVLAEHIGHLIVTANITERDLVKDPGLHLSLLGDGLSNMLSGFTGSPPNTTYGENIGVMAITRVYSVWVIRGAAIIAILLSLVGKLAALIQAIPAPVMGGICILLFGVIAAAGIRMLVEQAVDYSRNFNLVLSAVVFTFGVSGAKVMLGTVELKGMALAAVVGIVISLVAYLFNSLGFLNEEIPAVKDSQSGSTEIRSTH; this is encoded by the coding sequence ATGGCACGACGCATTATCCAGATCGAGGAAAAATTGCCTATTGTAGAGACCATCCCCCTTTCTCTCCAGCACTTGCTCGCTATGTTTGGTGCCACTGTCCTCGTACCCTTCTTGTTCAAGCTCGATCCGGCTATTGCGCTCCTTATGAACGGAATAGGAACTTTGATTTATAGTTTTGTTACCAAGGGTAAAATACCGGCTTACCTAGGTTCTAGTTTCGCCTTTATTGCACCTACTTTTTTGATAATGTCCAAATACGGTTATAATGCTGCCCAGTCCGGTTATATATTCTTTGGCCTATTCTTCGTTATTGTTTCATTTATTGTCCGGTGGGCAGGGACCAAGTGGATAGATATGGTACTTCCACCTCCTGTTATGGGGGCGGTAGTGGCGGTAATAGGTTTGGAGCTAGCGCCCGTGGCCGCCCAGATGGCTGGCTTAGTGGGCGACAAGGTAGATCCTAAGGCCATAACTGTTTCCCTGTTTACTTTAGGGGTAGGAGTATTCGGATCTCTGATATTTCGAGGCTTTCTTCAGGTCATCCCCGTCCTTATCGCGGTGATTGCAGGTTACATTTTAGCTTTTGCTTGGGGAATGGTAGACGTAAGTATTATAGCTAATGCTCCATGGTTTAAGATACCTACTTTCCATGCGCCCGTATTTAACCTTAATGCTATTGCTATAGTTTTCCCTGCGGCCCTGGTAGTCCTGGCCGAGCATATCGGGCATCTCATTGTAACAGCTAATATTACAGAGCGTGACTTGGTTAAAGACCCCGGCTTGCACTTATCACTGTTAGGCGATGGCCTTTCTAATATGCTTTCTGGCTTTACTGGTTCGCCTCCCAATACTACGTACGGAGAGAATATCGGGGTAATGGCCATCACGAGAGTATATTCTGTTTGGGTAATCCGGGGTGCAGCTATTATAGCTATACTCCTTTCGCTAGTTGGTAAGCTGGCGGCGCTTATCCAGGCTATACCTGCACCGGTTATGGGTGGTATATGTATCTTGCTGTTCGGTGTGATAGCGGCAGCCGGTATCCGGATGTTAGTGGAGCAAGCGGTAGATTATTCCCGGAATTTTAACCTGGTCCTTTCGGCCGTAGTCTTTACTTTCGGCGTTAGCGGGGCCAAGGTGATGCTGGGCACTGTGGAGCTGAAAGGCATGGCCTTGGCCGCAGTTGTGGGCATTGTTATAAGCCTGGTGGCTTATTTATTTAACAGCCTTGGTTTCCTAAATGAAGAAATACCTGCTGTTAAAGATAGCCAATCAGGAAGCACCGAGATAAGGAGTACCCACTAA